A segment of the Deinococcus radiopugnans ATCC 19172 genome:
TACGAGCTTCCACGACGCGTGGTACCTGCGCCGCCTGTTTGACCGCCCGCCCGCGCCGGAATTCGCCGCCTGGCTGGAAACCGTGGGCCTCAGCCGGGACGGAGGGCTGACGCTGCCGGGCCGGGCGCAGTTGAGGGCGCTGATGGGCGCGGCCGGCGGATGACCGAGGAGCTGACCCCCTGGGCCTCGCTGAAGGCATTCACCGACGCCCGGATTGCGCTGGGCCGGGCGGGCACCTCCATGCCCACGCGGGAGCTCTTGAAGTTCGGCGCGGCGCACGCGGCGGCCCGCGACGCGGTTCATGCGCCTGCCGACTTTGGGGCGCTGGCTGAGGCTCTGACGGCGGCCGGGGAGACGGTGTTGCACGTCCACAGCCGCGCCGCAGACCGCGCCGAGTACCTGCGCCGCCCCGATCTGGGCCGCACGCTGGCCCCTGAAGGTCTGACGGAGTTGGAAGGACAATCCCCGTCCGATGTCGTGATCGTCGTGGCGGACGGCCTCTCGGCGGGGGCGCTGACGTATGTATGGCCGTTGCTGGCGCGGCTGCTCCCTGAACTGCGCGCCGCGGGCCTGAGCGTCGGCCCCATCGTGCTGGCAAGGCAGGCGCGGGTGGCGCTGGGCGATCCGGTCGCGCGGGCACTGGGCGCACGCCTCGTACTCGTGCTGATCGGCGAACGCCCCGGCCTGAGCAGCCCCGACAGTCTGGGCGCGTACCTGACCTTTGACCCGCAGCCCCAGACCCGCGACTCGGCCCGCAATTGCGTCTCCAACATCCGTCCGGCGGGACTGGATGTGCGGGTGGCGGCGTGGCGGCTGGCGCATCTGACTGGTCAAGCGTTGCGAAAGGAACTCAGCGGCGTGGCCCTCAAGGACGAGGGCGGCGAGCCTCCACCCGAGTTTGCCCCGCTGCCACGCGGCTAAACTGCTCCATGACCTCTCTCTTTTACCTGATCGCCTGGCTCGTCGTGCAGGACGAGTCCGGGCGCGTGCTGCTGGGTCGCCGCGACGGCACGGGCTACATGAACGGTCTGTGGGGCCTGCCGGGTGGACGCGTGGAACGCGGCGAGGCGCTGATGGCCGCCGCCGTGCGCGAGGCTGGGGAAGAAGTGGGCCTACGGGTGGAGGTGGCCGCGCTGAAACCGCTAG
Coding sequences within it:
- the eutC gene encoding ethanolamine ammonia-lyase subunit EutC, which codes for MTEELTPWASLKAFTDARIALGRAGTSMPTRELLKFGAAHAAARDAVHAPADFGALAEALTAAGETVLHVHSRAADRAEYLRRPDLGRTLAPEGLTELEGQSPSDVVIVVADGLSAGALTYVWPLLARLLPELRAAGLSVGPIVLARQARVALGDPVARALGARLVLVLIGERPGLSSPDSLGAYLTFDPQPQTRDSARNCVSNIRPAGLDVRVAAWRLAHLTGQALRKELSGVALKDEGGEPPPEFAPLPRG